The proteins below come from a single Oscillospiraceae bacterium genomic window:
- the proC gene encoding pyrroline-5-carboxylate reductase — protein sequence MKYGFIGCGNMGSAVARAVCKGAGAGDVLLANRTPAKAEKLAGELGCACGTNEQVAGICDFIFLGVKPQMMADMLDELSATLESRAESRPFVLVTMAAGLSMQQIRMMAGSGYPIIRMMPNTPVALGDGMIQYCSDDVEPEKMAEWLAAMAPAGRLDAVPEGMMDAASAVSGCGPAWAYQFIEALADGGVAAGLPRAKAQEYAAQMLLGSARMVLETGKHPGELKDAVCSPGGSTIQGVRLLEERAFRGAVTDAVLAAYEKTKDLGKK from the coding sequence TGAAATACGGTTTTATCGGCTGCGGCAATATGGGAAGTGCCGTGGCGCGCGCAGTCTGCAAGGGCGCCGGAGCAGGGGATGTGCTGCTGGCCAACCGCACACCCGCCAAGGCGGAGAAGCTGGCCGGTGAGCTGGGCTGCGCCTGCGGTACGAATGAGCAGGTCGCGGGCATCTGTGACTTTATCTTTCTGGGCGTCAAGCCCCAGATGATGGCCGACATGCTGGACGAGCTTTCTGCCACGCTGGAGTCCCGCGCCGAGAGCCGCCCCTTTGTGCTGGTCACGATGGCGGCCGGTCTCTCGATGCAGCAGATCCGGATGATGGCGGGCAGCGGCTATCCGATCATCCGCATGATGCCCAACACCCCCGTGGCGCTGGGCGATGGCATGATCCAGTACTGCTCCGATGATGTGGAGCCTGAAAAAATGGCCGAGTGGCTTGCCGCAATGGCCCCCGCCGGCCGTCTGGACGCCGTGCCTGAGGGCATGATGGACGCGGCCAGCGCCGTGTCCGGCTGCGGCCCCGCGTGGGCGTACCAGTTTATCGAGGCACTGGCTGACGGCGGCGTGGCGGCCGGCCTGCCCCGCGCCAAGGCGCAGGAGTATGCCGCCCAGATGCTGCTGGGCAGCGCCCGCATGGTGCTGGAGACCGGCAAGCACCCCGGCGAGCTGAAGGACGCCGTCTGCAGCCCCGGCGGCTCGACCATTCAGGGCGTGCGCCTGCTGGAGGAGCGCGCCTTCCGCGGGGCTGTCACGGATGCCGTGCTGGCCGCCTATGAGAAAACAAAGGATCTGGGAAAGAAATAA
- the proB gene encoding glutamate 5-kinase has translation MRIVVKVGTSTLAHPGGLLNIRHTEDLVKVWSDIQNAGHQLIVVSSAATGLGVGKLQIEKPSDITTKQAAAAVGQCELMYTYDRLFGQYNHTVAQMLLTWEDFDHEQRRRNLQNTLERLLQLRAIPIINENDPVACEEYSLGDNDTLAALVATCIHADLVVLLSDIDGLYTADPHTHPEAELIPVVEEITPEIELLAGGAGSSLGTGGMLTKVTAAKRATAAGVDMIITNGAHAEVLYDIVEGKPVGTRFVGRKA, from the coding sequence ATGCGTATCGTCGTTAAAGTAGGCACAAGCACGCTGGCACACCCCGGCGGGCTGCTCAACATCCGCCATACCGAGGATCTTGTCAAGGTGTGGAGCGATATTCAGAATGCCGGTCACCAACTGATCGTGGTATCCTCGGCGGCGACCGGACTGGGTGTCGGCAAGCTGCAGATCGAAAAGCCGTCCGACATCACGACCAAGCAGGCGGCGGCCGCTGTGGGCCAGTGCGAGCTGATGTACACCTATGACCGGCTGTTCGGCCAGTACAACCATACCGTGGCCCAGATGCTGCTGACATGGGAGGATTTTGACCATGAGCAGCGCCGCCGCAACCTGCAGAACACGCTGGAGCGGCTGCTGCAGCTGCGTGCCATCCCCATCATCAACGAAAATGACCCGGTCGCCTGCGAGGAATACTCTCTGGGTGACAATGACACGCTGGCCGCGCTGGTGGCCACCTGCATCCACGCCGATCTGGTCGTGCTGCTGTCCGACATTGACGGGCTGTACACCGCCGACCCGCACACCCACCCCGAGGCAGAGCTGATCCCGGTGGTCGAGGAGATCACGCCGGAGATCGAGCTGCTGGCGGGCGGCGCAGGCTCCTCGCTGGGCACCGGCGGCATGCTGACGAAGGTCACGGCCGCCAAGCGCGCGACCGCTGCGGGTGTGGATATGATCATCACCAACGGCGCCCACGCCGAGGTGCTCTACGATATTGTGGAGGGCAAGCCCGTGGGCACCCGCTTTGTGGGCCGTAAAGCATAA
- a CDS encoding glutamate-5-semialdehyde dehydrogenase, whose protein sequence is MTTQEILQAAQAARMPLALADTDTKNAALEAMAVALIAASDAILAANQQDVENARGRVSDVMLDRLALTRSRLTDMAKGMREVAALPDPVGDVLRKIVRPNGLVIEKTAVPMGVIAIIYESRPNVTSDAAALALKAGSVCVLRCGRDAWASCHAIVEALRAGLRKARLPECAVSLIEDTSHASANELMTANGLVDLLIPRGGAGLIRACVENATVPCIQTGTGICHVYVDKAADLAMAVDIVENAKTSRPSVCNAEEALLVHRDVAAEFLPMLAQRLVADRIAAGLTPVELHLDAQAAAIIDGVPAAAEDFDTEYLDYKLSVAVVEDVDAAIAHIARHSTHHSEAIITADAAAAQRFTACVDSAAVYVNASTRFTDGGEFGLGCEMGISTQKLHARGPMGLAELCTYKYIIRGSGQIRGGASAKMSCYTNK, encoded by the coding sequence ATGACTACACAGGAAATTCTGCAAGCTGCGCAGGCAGCCCGTATGCCGCTGGCGCTGGCCGACACCGACACCAAAAATGCCGCGCTGGAGGCGATGGCGGTCGCGCTGATTGCCGCATCGGATGCGATTCTGGCTGCCAACCAGCAGGATGTAGAAAACGCCCGGGGCCGTGTCAGCGATGTAATGCTGGACCGTCTGGCCCTGACCCGCAGCCGCCTGACCGACATGGCCAAGGGCATGCGGGAGGTCGCGGCGCTGCCGGACCCGGTGGGCGATGTACTGCGCAAAATTGTGCGCCCCAACGGCCTTGTCATTGAAAAGACCGCTGTGCCGATGGGGGTCATCGCCATCATCTATGAGAGCCGCCCCAATGTCACCAGCGATGCCGCCGCGCTTGCCCTCAAGGCGGGCAGCGTCTGCGTGCTGCGCTGCGGCCGCGATGCCTGGGCCAGCTGCCACGCCATTGTGGAGGCACTGCGCGCGGGTTTGCGCAAGGCCCGCCTGCCGGAGTGCGCCGTGAGCCTGATTGAAGATACATCCCACGCCAGTGCCAACGAGCTGATGACCGCCAACGGGCTGGTGGATCTGCTGATCCCCCGCGGCGGTGCCGGGCTGATCCGCGCCTGTGTCGAGAATGCCACCGTGCCCTGCATCCAGACCGGCACCGGCATCTGCCATGTCTATGTGGACAAGGCCGCCGACCTTGCGATGGCGGTCGATATTGTGGAAAACGCCAAGACGAGCCGCCCCAGCGTCTGCAACGCCGAGGAGGCACTGCTGGTACACCGGGATGTGGCGGCCGAGTTTCTGCCAATGCTTGCGCAGCGCCTTGTCGCGGACCGCATTGCGGCGGGGCTGACCCCGGTGGAGCTGCATCTGGACGCGCAGGCCGCCGCCATCATCGATGGCGTACCCGCTGCGGCCGAGGATTTTGACACCGAGTATCTCGACTACAAGCTGAGCGTGGCGGTCGTGGAGGATGTCGATGCGGCGATCGCCCACATTGCCAGACACTCCACCCACCACAGCGAGGCCATCATCACGGCCGATGCCGCTGCAGCCCAGCGGTTCACGGCCTGTGTGGACAGCGCGGCGGTCTATGTCAACGCCAGCACCCGCTTTACCGACGGCGGAGAGTTCGGCCTCGGCTGCGAGATGGGCATCAGCACCCAGAAGCTCCACGCCCGCGGCCCCATG